In Streptomyces rapamycinicus NRRL 5491, the genomic stretch GGCGTAGCTCGGCAGGGCGACGCGCACGGCCACCGGGAGCGGCAGCATCTGGGCGACCGCCATCGCGAGCGAGACGAGCACGGGCACCAGCAGCCCCATCGGGGACCGTCCCAGCGTGACCGACCCGAGGAGGCCGAGTGCGGCGAGCGCCAGGGTCGGGGCGAGGACAGAGACCCAGGAGAGCAGGACCGAGATGGCGGCGTCCGACGGTGCCAGGAGGTGGCCGTCGAGACCGACCAGCGGCTGGTCGCCGACCGCGAGGAGGCCGCCGACGGCGCTGGAGACCGCGAGCCCGGCCACGAGCAGCAGCAGGACGGCGAGACTGGCCACCGCCTTCGCCACGAAGATCCGCCGGGGCGAGCGGACCGCGACGAGCAGGTGGCGCCAGGTGCCGAGCCGGTCCTCGGAGGCGAACACATCACCGGCCACGACTGAGGTCAGCAGCGGGAGCGCCCAGGTCCCCGCGAAACCGAGCATCACCAGCGGCGCGGCCCATCCGGAGGCGAGCATCCAGCGCCCGAAGAGGGTGTCGACGGGAAGCGTGCTCTGCTGGCTCACCCCGGTGACGAAGAGGGCGGGGGCGATCCAGCAGGCGAGGACCAGCAGGCGGATCCGCCACTGGGAGACGAGCTTGACGAGTTCGAAGCGACAGGCGCGGGTGACGGGGACGCGACGGCCCCCGGTCACCTGCTCGGGTTCCGGTTGACGGCGCTGCGTGGGGGTCGCGGTCATCCGCCCGCCTCCTGCCGCTCGGTGAGGGCGAGAAACGCGGCTTCGAGCGGCGACACCACGGGAGTGAGCTCGCGCGGCGCGACGCCCCCCTCCACGAGCCGCACCACGAGTTGGTCGAGGGCGGGCACCAGGGCGCGTACGACGAGCGGTTCGGCATCCTGCCGTACCCCGGCGTCGTCGACGACCTGGATCCCCGGCGCGTCGTCCGCCAGCCGGCGCGCGGCCCGCGGGTCGGAGGTGAGGAGCCGGTAATCGAGTTCACGGTTCTCGGTGGCCAGCTTGGACAGCGGGCCGGAGAAGACGACGCGTCCGGCGGCGAGGATGGTCACCTCGGAGCACAGCGCCTCGAGGTCGTCCATGTTGTGGCTGGAGAGCACGACGGCGGTTCCGTCGGCCGCGAGCCGGCCCAGGACACCGTGCACGTGCTTCTTGCCCGCCGGGTCGAGGCCGTTGGACGGTTCGTCGAGCACGAGCAGCCGGGGCTTGGTCAGCAGGGCGGCGGCGAGCCCGAGGCGCTGGCGCATGCCGAGGGAGAAGCCGCGGGTACGGTCGTCGGCGACGTCGGTGAGACCGACCTCGGCGAGTACGTCGTCGATCCCCGCCGTGCGCGCGTCGTGGCCGCGGAGCGCGGCCAGCGCGGCGAGGTTCTGCCGTGCGGTGAGCGAGGGGTAGAGGGCGGGGCCGTCCACGAAGCCGGCGACACCGTCGGGAGCGTCGAGTGCCCGCTCGACCGGTGCACCCAGGACGTCCAGGCGACCGCCGTCGGGCACCGCGAGCCCCAGCAGAAGGCCGAGCAACGTCGTCTTTCCGGCGCCGTTCGGTCCGACCAGGCCGTGGATCTGACCCTGCGTTACATCGAGATCGATGCCGTCCAGGGCGACGACATCACCGAAGCTCTTCGTGACACCGCGAGCCCGGATTGCGCGGAGTTCTTCCATGGGTCCCTTCCTTCAAATGCCTCAAGGACCCTATGGATTGATCATGCCGAACAAAGGGATGGAGAGTTGAATGTATGTAGAACAATCTAGAGGCGACGGCCCCCGAATCCCGGCGGTTTCCGCCGGGATTCGGGGGCCGTCGCCATGCGGGGCGCAGTCCGCTAGATGACGATGCTCAGCAGGGCCGCCACCACGAAACCGGCCACCGACAGCACCGTCTCCAGCACCGTCCAGGACTTCAGCGTGTCGCTCTCGGTGATGCCGAAGTACTTCGCCACCATCCAGAAGCCGCCGTCGTTCACATGCGAGGCGAAGATCGAGCCCGCCGAGATGGACATGATGACCAGCGCCAGATGGGCCTGCGAGTAGTCGCCCTCGGAGAGCATCGGGGTGACGATGCCCGCCGTCGTGACGATCGCGACCGTCGCCGAGCCCTGGGCCACCCGGAGCACCACCGAGATCAGCCAGGCCAGCACGATGACCGGCAGGCCCGCGCTGTCGAAGGCGTCGGCCAGGGCCTGGGCGACACCGCTGCCCTTGAGGACCGCGCCGAAGACGCCGCCCGCGCCGACCACCAGGAGGATGTTGCCCACGGGCTTGAGGGAGGCGGTGGAGACGGTCTCCAGGGACTTGCGGGACCAGCCGCGCCGGATGCCCAGCAGGTAGTAGGCGAGGAGCAGGGCGATCGTCAGCGCCACGAAGGGGTGGCCGAAGAATTCGATGACCGAGCGGCCGGTGCTCGGGTCCAGCGCCACGGAGGAGAACGTGGCGCAGAGGATCAGCACGAGCGGGGTACCGATGATCGCGAGCACCGTGGCCACCGAGACCGGCTGCTCGGCCGGGGTGGCGCCGGAGGCGCGCTGCTGGGCCGCGACCGCCTCCCGGGACTCCTCGGCCGCCTCGACCATGTCCTGCGGTACGGGCACGAAGATGCGCTTGCCGATCCAGGCGGCGTAGCCCCACGCGGCCAGCACCGACGGGATGCCCACGATGACGCCCATCAGGATGACCCAGCCCAGGTCGACGTGGAGCAGTCCGGCCGCGGCCACCGGGCCGGGGTGCGGCGGCAGGAAGGCGTGGGTCATGGACAGGCCCGCGAGCAGCGGCATCGCGTACAGCAGGATCGACTTGCCGCTGCGCTTGGCGGCCGCGTAGACGATCGGCGCGAGGACGAAGATGCCGACGTCGAAGAAGACGGGTATGCCGAAGATCAGGCCGGTGAGCCCCATCGCGAGCGGCGCCCGCTTCTCCCCGAAGAGGGCGAGCAGCCGGGCGCTGAGCGCCTCCGCGCCGCCGGAGACCTCGAGGATCGCGCCGAGCATGGTGCCCAGGCCGATGATGATGGCTATGTGGCCGAGGATGCCGCCCATACCGGATTCGATGAGCGAGACGGCGTCGGACTTCTGGACCGTGCCGAAGAGTTCGGTGACCGAGAGACCGGCGGCCAGACCGACCGCGATGGAGACGCCGAGCAGCGCCACGAAGGGCTGCAGCCGGACCTTGATGATCAGGTAGAGCAGAAGGGCGATGCCGAGGGCGGCGACGGTCAGCAGACCGGCGGTGCCGTGGATGAGGGCGAGCAGACCACCGGTGTGCGGTGGGGTCTCGGCAGCGGGAGCGGCCGCGAGCAGCATGGGGAACTCCGGGATGTGGGTAGGGGGTATCGCCGCACGGCGGGGGGCCGCGCGCTGGGAAAACCTGGGTGCGGGTGATCAGGGCTCGAGCTTCCGGCGACGGGGACGGTGAGGACGAGTCAGGGGTGGAACCCGCGGCGGGCGGGAGGTGCTCCCGCCCGCCGCGGGGCTTTCGGGGTCAGCCCAGGACGGCGAGGGCGTCGATCTCGACGAGCAGACCGGCCGGGAGGCCGACGTAGACCGTCGTACGGGCGGCCGGGGCCTCCTTGAGGTCGGCGAAGAACTCGTTGTAGATCTCGTTGAGTTCGGCGAAGTGGCCGGTGTCGGTGAGGTAGATCCGCACCATCACCACGTCCTCCCAGCTCGCGCCGCCCTCCTCCAGCACGGACTGCACATTGCGCAGGGTCTGGAGGGTCTGCTCGCGCAGGGTCGGCCCGACGGGGGTGGGGGCCTGGCCCGGGACGGCGGGGCCGAAGCCGACCTGACCGGCGACCTGGAGGATGTTGCCCTTCTTCACGCCGTGGGAGAACTTGGCGGGCGGGGCGGTGTGCGTGGCCGGGGTGATCGCGGTCTTCTGGATCTTCTCGGTCATGAGGAGGTCTCCTCGGCTTTCTTATCGGGTGTTTCCGCTGTTACTTGGGAGGGGTTCTGCGAGGCGTGGGACACCGGGGCGCCGCCCGAGTACTCCCGGCTGATCTCCTCCGCCGTGCGGCGCACCAGCGGCAGCAGGGAGAGGAGTTCCTCGGCGCTGACGACGACGTTCGGCGCCGACACCGAGCAGGCGGCGACGACCCGTCCGTCCGCTCCCCGGATCGGTGCCCCGACGCAGTTGATCGACTCCTCGTGGCCGCCGAAGTCGGTGGCCCAGCCCTGGTCGCGCACGGTCGCCAGTTCCTTGAGGAACGCGGCGGCGTTCGGCGTCGAACGGGACGTGTACGCGGGGTAGCTGAGCCGCTCGGCCAGGGTCCGCCGCTCGGCCTCGGGCAGATCGGCCAGCAGCAGCTTGGCCACGGCGGCCACGGTGATGGCCACGGGCTTGCCGATCCGCGAGTACATCCGCACCGGGTAGCGGCTCTCCACCTTGTCGATGTAGAGCACCTCGTTCTCCTCGTACACCGCGAGGTGGACGGTGTGCCCGCACCGTTCGTTGAGCGCCACCAGATGGGGGTGGGCGATCTCGCGGACGTCGAGGTTCTCTACCGCCTCCTGCGCGAGCGCGAAGAGGCGGGCGCCGAGGCGGTAGCGCTGGTCCTGCTGGCGGTAGACCATGCCGTGCTCATGGAGGGTGCGCAGCAGCCGCAGCGCGGTCGACTTGTGCACGCCCAGCCGCGTGGCGACCTGCTCCAGATTGGCCGGCCCCTCCGCCAGCAGCGGCAGGATGCTCAGCGCTCGGTCGACGGTCTGGCTCATGAGTCGGGTACCTCCACCGCTGCGGTCTCGGCCCACTTTTCGGCGGGACTCGGCAGATCTGTCCAGCCGGGGCCGAATCGCAGTGTGCCCCACCGCGCGGCATCGAGTGCCACCAGGTGGTCGGCGTGCTCACGGGAGGGCGGGCTGCCGAGGTCGCCGGGGACGGTGAGGGCGGCGGCGGCCATGAGGTGGCCGTGGCGCAGCCGTTCGGCGACGGGCAGTCCGCGCAGGGTGCCGGAGAGGAAACCGGCGGCGAAGGCGTCACCCGCGCCGACGGGGGCGACGACGTCGACGCGCGGGGCGGGTTCGAAGGTGACGATGTCCGTGCCCGTGCCGGTGCCCTCGTCCGGGCGGCGGGCGTAGGCGGTGGCCCCCGCGCCGCCCTGCTTGACGACCAGCACCTCCGGCTCGGGCAGCGCGGCCCGTATGGCCTCCGGGCCGCGCACTCCCCAGACCGCCTCGGCCTCGTCCTCGCCGACGAAGACGACGTCGCAGCGGCGGGCGAGGTCGAGCAGGACGGCGGGGCCGCTCTCGCCGTCGGCCCCCTCTTCCTCGTTCCTCTGCCAGAGCGAGACCCGGTAGTTGAGGTCGAAGGAGACGAGGGGACGGCCCGGGGCGCGGGCGGTCAGCTCGCGCATCAGCGCCCGGCAGTCGCCGGAGAGGGCCGGGGTGATCCCGGTCAGATGGAGCACCCGGCCGGACCAGGCCCGCTCCCGGGGGATGAGCGCGGGGGACATGGCCGCGGCGGCGGATCCGGCCCGGTAGTAGAGCACCTCGGCGAGCGGTTCCGAGACGGCGCCGCCGCCGTCCCCGTCAACCGTCTCGGAGCCGACGGCACGCTCCCCCGCCGTACGGAAGTAGATCCCGGTGGGGCGGCGCGGATCGCGCTGGACGTACGCCGTGTCCACACCGGTGGCCGCGATCTCCCGTACCAGGTGCTCGCCGAAGCCGTCCGTACCCACTCGGCTGATCCAGCGCGCGCTGTGCCCGGCGCGGGCCAGGCCACAGGCGACATTGGACTCGGCGCCGCCGATGCCCCGGGCGAACGAGGGGACATCCGACAGCCGGCCCGGACGGGACGGCACGAAGGTCACCATCGACTC encodes the following:
- a CDS encoding ABC transporter permease, which encodes MTATPTQRRQPEPEQVTGGRRVPVTRACRFELVKLVSQWRIRLLVLACWIAPALFVTGVSQQSTLPVDTLFGRWMLASGWAAPLVMLGFAGTWALPLLTSVVAGDVFASEDRLGTWRHLLVAVRSPRRIFVAKAVASLAVLLLLVAGLAVSSAVGGLLAVGDQPLVGLDGHLLAPSDAAISVLLSWVSVLAPTLALAALGLLGSVTLGRSPMGLLVPVLVSLAMAVAQMLPLPVAVRVALPSYALISWNGLFTSPRQLGPLLIGIVVSLLWAVVATALAYVLFVRRDFTDLAHDGSGRRAITVGVLPLVGVAAASFAVVAATTSATGSGIEQDKVQRSLATAFAHLYRMQTDQLNRPAVTEDRLKATASCDKGSTRVAAEGPGNDWRCVVTWHLPGVEATGQAIYQLDVTPDGRFMADGDGPKEVNGYFLVRTPDGDAPNPLWQFDGNVELLDTTSKG
- a CDS encoding ABC transporter ATP-binding protein — encoded protein: MEELRAIRARGVTKSFGDVVALDGIDLDVTQGQIHGLVGPNGAGKTTLLGLLLGLAVPDGGRLDVLGAPVERALDAPDGVAGFVDGPALYPSLTARQNLAALAALRGHDARTAGIDDVLAEVGLTDVADDRTRGFSLGMRQRLGLAAALLTKPRLLVLDEPSNGLDPAGKKHVHGVLGRLAADGTAVVLSSHNMDDLEALCSEVTILAAGRVVFSGPLSKLATENRELDYRLLTSDPRAARRLADDAPGIQVVDDAGVRQDAEPLVVRALVPALDQLVVRLVEGGVAPRELTPVVSPLEAAFLALTERQEAGG
- a CDS encoding GntP family permease, which codes for MLLAAAPAAETPPHTGGLLALIHGTAGLLTVAALGIALLLYLIIKVRLQPFVALLGVSIAVGLAAGLSVTELFGTVQKSDAVSLIESGMGGILGHIAIIIGLGTMLGAILEVSGGAEALSARLLALFGEKRAPLAMGLTGLIFGIPVFFDVGIFVLAPIVYAAAKRSGKSILLYAMPLLAGLSMTHAFLPPHPGPVAAAGLLHVDLGWVILMGVIVGIPSVLAAWGYAAWIGKRIFVPVPQDMVEAAEESREAVAAQQRASGATPAEQPVSVATVLAIIGTPLVLILCATFSSVALDPSTGRSVIEFFGHPFVALTIALLLAYYLLGIRRGWSRKSLETVSTASLKPVGNILLVVGAGGVFGAVLKGSGVAQALADAFDSAGLPVIVLAWLISVVLRVAQGSATVAIVTTAGIVTPMLSEGDYSQAHLALVIMSISAGSIFASHVNDGGFWMVAKYFGITESDTLKSWTVLETVLSVAGFVVAALLSIVI
- a CDS encoding RidA family protein: MTEKIQKTAITPATHTAPPAKFSHGVKKGNILQVAGQVGFGPAVPGQAPTPVGPTLREQTLQTLRNVQSVLEEGGASWEDVVMVRIYLTDTGHFAELNEIYNEFFADLKEAPAARTTVYVGLPAGLLVEIDALAVLG
- a CDS encoding IclR family transcriptional regulator; translation: MSQTVDRALSILPLLAEGPANLEQVATRLGVHKSTALRLLRTLHEHGMVYRQQDQRYRLGARLFALAQEAVENLDVREIAHPHLVALNERCGHTVHLAVYEENEVLYIDKVESRYPVRMYSRIGKPVAITVAAVAKLLLADLPEAERRTLAERLSYPAYTSRSTPNAAAFLKELATVRDQGWATDFGGHEESINCVGAPIRGADGRVVAACSVSAPNVVVSAEELLSLLPLVRRTAEEISREYSGGAPVSHASQNPSQVTAETPDKKAEETSS
- a CDS encoding sugar kinase, which gives rise to MSPLPSAEAADGVAVVVDVVCLGESMVTFVPSRPGRLSDVPSFARGIGGAESNVACGLARAGHSARWISRVGTDGFGEHLVREIAATGVDTAYVQRDPRRPTGIYFRTAGERAVGSETVDGDGGGAVSEPLAEVLYYRAGSAAAAMSPALIPRERAWSGRVLHLTGITPALSGDCRALMRELTARAPGRPLVSFDLNYRVSLWQRNEEEGADGESGPAVLLDLARRCDVVFVGEDEAEAVWGVRGPEAIRAALPEPEVLVVKQGGAGATAYARRPDEGTGTGTDIVTFEPAPRVDVVAPVGAGDAFAAGFLSGTLRGLPVAERLRHGHLMAAAALTVPGDLGSPPSREHADHLVALDAARWGTLRFGPGWTDLPSPAEKWAETAAVEVPDS